The genome window AAATATAGTGACACTTGAAGCCCAAGTTACACGTTCATTCACCTCGTCAATGGAAGTTTACATCAAGGTTTCTTCTGAAGATATCACTACGGGAATTAAACAAATGACCAATGAAGCCTATCTTACTTTTGTGGCGATCGATGGGAAAGGTAATAAAGTACAGGTTCCTCAACTTGTTCCTGAAACGGAGCAAGAGAAAGATAAATTCGCTTCTGCGCTCCGTAGAAGACAACTACGTTTGATATTAGCAGGAAAAATGAAACCTGAAAATGCAGAAGAGCT of Sediminitomix flava contains these proteins:
- a CDS encoding acyl-CoA thioesterase — its product is MTKQQKLASESKVVTNQIVLPNETNPLNKLMGGELLHQMDVTAAIAAQRHSNSIVVTASVDNVSFNHPIGLGNIVTLEAQVTRSFTSSMEVYIKVSSEDITTGIKQMTNEAYLTFVAIDGKGNKVQVPQLVPETEQEKDKFASALRRRQLRLILAGKMKPENAEELQAIFINREK